Proteins encoded together in one Balearica regulorum gibbericeps isolate bBalReg1 chromosome 3, bBalReg1.pri, whole genome shotgun sequence window:
- the BICRAL gene encoding BRD4-interacting chromatin-remodeling complex-associated protein-like isoform X1 has product MIKFSSTADFKHFVMDDDDDESCLLDLIGDPQALNYFLHGPSSKSSNEDLTNAEYSVANSNSIFANSNNTDPKSSVKGVSGQLGEGPSDGLQLSSSLQFLEDELVSSPLPDLTEDQPFDILQKSLQEANITEQTLAEEAYLDASVGSSQQFAQAQLHPSSSASFTQASNVSNYSGQTLQPIGVTQVVQQPVGASFASNTVGVQHGFMQHVGISVPSQHLSNSSQISGSGQIQLIGSFSNQPSMMTINNLDGSQIILKGNGQQTPANMSSGLLVHRQTPNGNSLFGNSNSSPVAQPVTVPFNSTNFQTTLPVHNIIIQRGLAPNSNKVPVNIQPKPIQMGQQTAYNVNNLGIQQHHVQQGIPFASANSPQSSVVGPHMSVNIVNQQNTRKSVTPQTVSNAGGSIVIHSPMGQPHAPQNQFLIPTSLSVNSNSVHHVQAINGQLLQTQPSQLVPSQVSAEHVMLNRNSANMLRANQSYSGQMLNNQNTAVQLVSGQTFTAPGNQVIVNHGTSQIVGGQVPLQQASPTVVHLSPSQANVSQGRSSFTTMSPGQSTVSNMSASNRFAVASSSGSVHPSLGPSVQSVASGGSFTGDQLTQSRTQVPVSASHRLPASSSKSVSTFSHTSIGVTQQQFAFGQKKAVSQTSPVSASKTQDSLRQPQLTSLLSNTLSGQDSGGKIIQQSLGTAQPQEKVIGSSSVQQSIQVDGHLVGQKRPAAKQLTKGAFILQQLQKDQVHAVTPDKSRFRSLNDAVQRLLSYHVCQGSLPTEEDLRKVDSEFESVATQLLKRTQSMLNKYRCLLIEDAMRINPSAEMVMIDRMFNQEERASLTRDKRLALVDPDGYQADFCCSAKQFDKTAEEAQSSKSDHQSSKTLASRSQTTKTQARDRPKSSSTESTNHSKHPLVPNNVLTPQEGIASTKKSESLTKALKFEKANCSSESQYTALCEEKMAGKDLAKSTENSSSSEDLSKTVSRGSHGTHNKISRNTVQSFSKVTCNNSLQDKTLRSSPKNEVLHPDNRKGSGEPQQDLLLSKSLETTFKNILELKKAGRQPQNEATSSGSVELEFPNFSPIASQENCLEKFIPDHSEGVVETDSILEAAVNSILEC; this is encoded by the exons AACACTGATCCTAAGTCGTCTGTAAAAGGTGTAAGCGGTCAGCTTGGAGAGGGGCCTAGTGATGGACTGCAGCTGTCCAGTAGCCTTCAGTTTCTCGAAGATGAACTTGTATCTTCTCCTTTACCTGATCTTACTGAGGATCAGCCTTTTGATATTCTTCAGAAGTCCTTGCAGGAGGCCAATATTACTGAACAGACTTTGGCAGAAGAGGCGTATTTGGATGCCAGTGTAGGTTCTAGCCAACAGTTTGCACAAGCTCAGCTTCATCCTTCTTCATCAGCATCCTTTACTCAGGCTTCTAATGTTTCTAATTACTCAGGTCAGACGTTGCAACCTATAGGAGTTACTCAAGTGGTACAGCAACCTGTTGGAGCATCTTTTGCAAGCAATACAGTCGGTGTGCAACATGGCTTTATGCAACATGTCGGAATTAGTGTTCCCAGCCAGCATTTGTCTAACAGCAGCCAGATTAGTGGTTCTGGGCAGATACAGCTAATTGGTTCATTTAGTAATCAACCTTCCATGATGACCATTAATAACCTTGACGGATCTCAGATAATACTGAAAGGCAATGGTCAACAAACGCCTGCAAACATGAGTAGTGGCCTCTTGGTTCATAGACAAACTCCAAATGGTAACTCACTGTTTGGTAACTCAAATTCAAGTCCAGTAGCACAACCTGTAACTGTTCCATTTAACAGCACAAATTTTCAGACGACGTTGCCTGTCCATAATATCATCATTCAAAGGGGTCTGGCACCAAACTCTAACAAAGTTCCTGTTAATATCCAACCAAAGCCTATCCAGATGGGTCAGCAGACTGCTTACAATGTGAATAACTTGGGAATACAGCAACATCACGTACAGCAAGGGATTCCGTTTGCTTCTGCAAACTCACCTCAGAGTTCAGTAGTTGGTCCTCATATGTCTGTTAATATTGTTAATcaacaaaatacaagaaaatcaGTTACACCTCAGACAGTTAGCAATGCCGGCGGTAGTATTGTTATCCATTCTCCTATGGGACAGCCTCACGCACCTCAAAACCAGTTTCTCATACCTACAAGTTTGTCTGTTAATTCTAATTCGGTTCATCATGTCCAGGCCATAAATGGACAACTTCTTCAGACTCAGCCTTCCCAGCTGGTTCCTAGCCAAGTGTCTGCTGAGCATGTAATGCTCAACAGGAACTCTGCAAACATGCTGAGAGCCAACCAGTCATATTCGGGACAGATGCTGAATAATCAGAACACAGCTGTTCAGCTTGTTTCTGGCCAGACATTCACAGCTCCTGGAAACCAAGTTATAGTAAATCATGGAACTTCACAAATTGTTGGTGGACAGGTGCCACTGCAGCAGGCATCACCAACGGTGGTGCATTTGTCACCCAGTCAAGCTAATGTTTCTCAAGGTAGATCGAGTTTTACTACGATGTCACCCGGGCAGTCTACAGTCTCAAATATGTCAGCTTCTAATCGATTTGCTGTTGCAAGTTCTTCTGGTTCAGTACATCCTAGCTTGGGACCATCAGTTCAGTCTGTCGCATCAGGAGGAAGCTTTACTGGAGATCAGCTCACGCAGAGCAGAACTCAAGTTCCCGTCAGTGCATCGCATCGTCTTCCAGCATCCTCTTCTAAATCTGTCAGCACCTTTAGTCACACGTCAATTGGAGTAACACAACAACAGTTTGCCTTCGGTCAG AAAAAAGCTGTGAGCCAGACATCACCAGTTTCTGCATCAAAGACGCAAGATAGTTTGAGACAGCCTCAGCTAACAAGTCTTCTGAGCAACACACTATCAG gaCAGGACTCTGGAGGAAAAATCATACAACAATCTTTAGGAACAGCACAGCCACAAGAAAAAGTAATAGGATCATCATCAGTTCAACAGAGTATACAG GTGGATGGTCATTTAGTTGGACAGAAAAGGCCTGCTGCTAAACAGCTAACTAAAGGAGCTTT TATTCTACAGCAATTACAGAAGGATCAAGTGCATGCTGTGACACCAGATAAAAGTCGGTTCAGATCATTAAATGATGCAGTTCAGAGACTCCTTTCATACCATGTGTGCCAGGGATCACTGCCAACAGAGGAAGACTTaagaaaag TGGACAGTGAATTTGAATCTGTAGCTACACAGCTTCTGAAGCGGACACAGTCTATGCTGAACAAATACAGATGTTTGCTTATAGAAGATGCAATG cGGATAAATCCCTCTGCAGAAATGGTTATGATTGATAGGATGTTTAACCAGGAGGAAAGGGCATCTCTGACCCGGGACAAGCGTCTTGCACTAGTGGATCCTG ATGGTTATCAGGCCGATTTTTGTTGTTCTGCCAAACAATTTGATAAAACAGCTGAAGAAGCACAGTCCAGCAAAAGCGACCATCAGTCTAGCAAAACATTAGCTTCTCGAAGTCAGACTACCAAAACCCAAGCCAGAGACCGACCAAAATCCAGTTCAACAGAGTCCACAAATCACAGTAAACATCCTCTAGTGCCTAACAATGTTCTGACACCACAAGAAGGAATAGCTTCTACTAAAAAATCGGAGAGCCTCACTAAAGCTTTAAAGTTTGAGAAAGCTAATTGTTCTTCTGAGAGCCAATACACGGCCCTTTGTGAAGAAAAGATGGCAGGGAAAGATCTTGCCAAGTCCACTGAGAATTCTTCGAGTTCTGAAGACTTGTCAAAAACTGTGTCAAGAGGCAGTCATGGAACACACAATAAAATATCAAGGAACACAGTTCAGTCTTTCTCAAAGGTAACGTGTAATAATTCCCTCCAAGACAAAACTCTGAGGAGCTCTCCAAAGAATGAGGTTTTACATCCTGATAACAGGAAAGGCTCTGGTGAACCCCAGCAAGACTTACTGCTCAGTAAGAGTTtagaaacaacatttaaaaacatcttgGAACTTAAAAAAGCTGGGAGGCAGCCACAAAATGAAGCGACAAGTAGCGGCTCAGTTGAATTAgaatttcctaatttttcacCTATTGCTTCACAGGAAAACTGTCTGGAAAAATTTATTCCAGACCACAGTGAAGGTGTTGTAGAAACTGACTCTATTTTAGAAGCAGCTGTAAATAGTATCTTAGAGTGTTAA
- the BICRAL gene encoding BRD4-interacting chromatin-remodeling complex-associated protein-like isoform X2, translating to MDDDDDESCLLDLIGDPQALNYFLHGPSSKSSNEDLTNAEYSVANSNSIFANSNNTDPKSSVKGVSGQLGEGPSDGLQLSSSLQFLEDELVSSPLPDLTEDQPFDILQKSLQEANITEQTLAEEAYLDASVGSSQQFAQAQLHPSSSASFTQASNVSNYSGQTLQPIGVTQVVQQPVGASFASNTVGVQHGFMQHVGISVPSQHLSNSSQISGSGQIQLIGSFSNQPSMMTINNLDGSQIILKGNGQQTPANMSSGLLVHRQTPNGNSLFGNSNSSPVAQPVTVPFNSTNFQTTLPVHNIIIQRGLAPNSNKVPVNIQPKPIQMGQQTAYNVNNLGIQQHHVQQGIPFASANSPQSSVVGPHMSVNIVNQQNTRKSVTPQTVSNAGGSIVIHSPMGQPHAPQNQFLIPTSLSVNSNSVHHVQAINGQLLQTQPSQLVPSQVSAEHVMLNRNSANMLRANQSYSGQMLNNQNTAVQLVSGQTFTAPGNQVIVNHGTSQIVGGQVPLQQASPTVVHLSPSQANVSQGRSSFTTMSPGQSTVSNMSASNRFAVASSSGSVHPSLGPSVQSVASGGSFTGDQLTQSRTQVPVSASHRLPASSSKSVSTFSHTSIGVTQQQFAFGQKKAVSQTSPVSASKTQDSLRQPQLTSLLSNTLSGQDSGGKIIQQSLGTAQPQEKVIGSSSVQQSIQVDGHLVGQKRPAAKQLTKGAFILQQLQKDQVHAVTPDKSRFRSLNDAVQRLLSYHVCQGSLPTEEDLRKVDSEFESVATQLLKRTQSMLNKYRCLLIEDAMRINPSAEMVMIDRMFNQEERASLTRDKRLALVDPDGYQADFCCSAKQFDKTAEEAQSSKSDHQSSKTLASRSQTTKTQARDRPKSSSTESTNHSKHPLVPNNVLTPQEGIASTKKSESLTKALKFEKANCSSESQYTALCEEKMAGKDLAKSTENSSSSEDLSKTVSRGSHGTHNKISRNTVQSFSKVTCNNSLQDKTLRSSPKNEVLHPDNRKGSGEPQQDLLLSKSLETTFKNILELKKAGRQPQNEATSSGSVELEFPNFSPIASQENCLEKFIPDHSEGVVETDSILEAAVNSILEC from the exons AACACTGATCCTAAGTCGTCTGTAAAAGGTGTAAGCGGTCAGCTTGGAGAGGGGCCTAGTGATGGACTGCAGCTGTCCAGTAGCCTTCAGTTTCTCGAAGATGAACTTGTATCTTCTCCTTTACCTGATCTTACTGAGGATCAGCCTTTTGATATTCTTCAGAAGTCCTTGCAGGAGGCCAATATTACTGAACAGACTTTGGCAGAAGAGGCGTATTTGGATGCCAGTGTAGGTTCTAGCCAACAGTTTGCACAAGCTCAGCTTCATCCTTCTTCATCAGCATCCTTTACTCAGGCTTCTAATGTTTCTAATTACTCAGGTCAGACGTTGCAACCTATAGGAGTTACTCAAGTGGTACAGCAACCTGTTGGAGCATCTTTTGCAAGCAATACAGTCGGTGTGCAACATGGCTTTATGCAACATGTCGGAATTAGTGTTCCCAGCCAGCATTTGTCTAACAGCAGCCAGATTAGTGGTTCTGGGCAGATACAGCTAATTGGTTCATTTAGTAATCAACCTTCCATGATGACCATTAATAACCTTGACGGATCTCAGATAATACTGAAAGGCAATGGTCAACAAACGCCTGCAAACATGAGTAGTGGCCTCTTGGTTCATAGACAAACTCCAAATGGTAACTCACTGTTTGGTAACTCAAATTCAAGTCCAGTAGCACAACCTGTAACTGTTCCATTTAACAGCACAAATTTTCAGACGACGTTGCCTGTCCATAATATCATCATTCAAAGGGGTCTGGCACCAAACTCTAACAAAGTTCCTGTTAATATCCAACCAAAGCCTATCCAGATGGGTCAGCAGACTGCTTACAATGTGAATAACTTGGGAATACAGCAACATCACGTACAGCAAGGGATTCCGTTTGCTTCTGCAAACTCACCTCAGAGTTCAGTAGTTGGTCCTCATATGTCTGTTAATATTGTTAATcaacaaaatacaagaaaatcaGTTACACCTCAGACAGTTAGCAATGCCGGCGGTAGTATTGTTATCCATTCTCCTATGGGACAGCCTCACGCACCTCAAAACCAGTTTCTCATACCTACAAGTTTGTCTGTTAATTCTAATTCGGTTCATCATGTCCAGGCCATAAATGGACAACTTCTTCAGACTCAGCCTTCCCAGCTGGTTCCTAGCCAAGTGTCTGCTGAGCATGTAATGCTCAACAGGAACTCTGCAAACATGCTGAGAGCCAACCAGTCATATTCGGGACAGATGCTGAATAATCAGAACACAGCTGTTCAGCTTGTTTCTGGCCAGACATTCACAGCTCCTGGAAACCAAGTTATAGTAAATCATGGAACTTCACAAATTGTTGGTGGACAGGTGCCACTGCAGCAGGCATCACCAACGGTGGTGCATTTGTCACCCAGTCAAGCTAATGTTTCTCAAGGTAGATCGAGTTTTACTACGATGTCACCCGGGCAGTCTACAGTCTCAAATATGTCAGCTTCTAATCGATTTGCTGTTGCAAGTTCTTCTGGTTCAGTACATCCTAGCTTGGGACCATCAGTTCAGTCTGTCGCATCAGGAGGAAGCTTTACTGGAGATCAGCTCACGCAGAGCAGAACTCAAGTTCCCGTCAGTGCATCGCATCGTCTTCCAGCATCCTCTTCTAAATCTGTCAGCACCTTTAGTCACACGTCAATTGGAGTAACACAACAACAGTTTGCCTTCGGTCAG AAAAAAGCTGTGAGCCAGACATCACCAGTTTCTGCATCAAAGACGCAAGATAGTTTGAGACAGCCTCAGCTAACAAGTCTTCTGAGCAACACACTATCAG gaCAGGACTCTGGAGGAAAAATCATACAACAATCTTTAGGAACAGCACAGCCACAAGAAAAAGTAATAGGATCATCATCAGTTCAACAGAGTATACAG GTGGATGGTCATTTAGTTGGACAGAAAAGGCCTGCTGCTAAACAGCTAACTAAAGGAGCTTT TATTCTACAGCAATTACAGAAGGATCAAGTGCATGCTGTGACACCAGATAAAAGTCGGTTCAGATCATTAAATGATGCAGTTCAGAGACTCCTTTCATACCATGTGTGCCAGGGATCACTGCCAACAGAGGAAGACTTaagaaaag TGGACAGTGAATTTGAATCTGTAGCTACACAGCTTCTGAAGCGGACACAGTCTATGCTGAACAAATACAGATGTTTGCTTATAGAAGATGCAATG cGGATAAATCCCTCTGCAGAAATGGTTATGATTGATAGGATGTTTAACCAGGAGGAAAGGGCATCTCTGACCCGGGACAAGCGTCTTGCACTAGTGGATCCTG ATGGTTATCAGGCCGATTTTTGTTGTTCTGCCAAACAATTTGATAAAACAGCTGAAGAAGCACAGTCCAGCAAAAGCGACCATCAGTCTAGCAAAACATTAGCTTCTCGAAGTCAGACTACCAAAACCCAAGCCAGAGACCGACCAAAATCCAGTTCAACAGAGTCCACAAATCACAGTAAACATCCTCTAGTGCCTAACAATGTTCTGACACCACAAGAAGGAATAGCTTCTACTAAAAAATCGGAGAGCCTCACTAAAGCTTTAAAGTTTGAGAAAGCTAATTGTTCTTCTGAGAGCCAATACACGGCCCTTTGTGAAGAAAAGATGGCAGGGAAAGATCTTGCCAAGTCCACTGAGAATTCTTCGAGTTCTGAAGACTTGTCAAAAACTGTGTCAAGAGGCAGTCATGGAACACACAATAAAATATCAAGGAACACAGTTCAGTCTTTCTCAAAGGTAACGTGTAATAATTCCCTCCAAGACAAAACTCTGAGGAGCTCTCCAAAGAATGAGGTTTTACATCCTGATAACAGGAAAGGCTCTGGTGAACCCCAGCAAGACTTACTGCTCAGTAAGAGTTtagaaacaacatttaaaaacatcttgGAACTTAAAAAAGCTGGGAGGCAGCCACAAAATGAAGCGACAAGTAGCGGCTCAGTTGAATTAgaatttcctaatttttcacCTATTGCTTCACAGGAAAACTGTCTGGAAAAATTTATTCCAGACCACAGTGAAGGTGTTGTAGAAACTGACTCTATTTTAGAAGCAGCTGTAAATAGTATCTTAGAGTGTTAA